One genomic region from Streptomyces sp. Li-HN-5-11 encodes:
- a CDS encoding FBP domain-containing protein, with amino-acid sequence MRPLTEQDIRNSFVNCSKGEAKRMFVPHDLGERPWDDLDFLGWRDPGAPDRSCLVTERAGRPVAVALRLATSQRGFLHRSMCSLCLTTHPSGGVSLMTARKAGPAGREGNSVGVYVCTDLACSLYVRGRKVPDSGTRFEESLTLEQQIARTTGNLAAFLDKLFD; translated from the coding sequence ATGAGACCACTCACCGAGCAGGACATCCGCAACTCCTTCGTGAACTGCTCGAAGGGCGAGGCCAAGCGCATGTTCGTCCCCCACGACCTCGGCGAACGCCCCTGGGACGACCTCGACTTCCTGGGCTGGCGGGACCCGGGCGCCCCCGACCGCAGTTGCCTGGTCACGGAGCGGGCGGGACGGCCGGTGGCGGTGGCCCTGCGCCTGGCAACCTCGCAGCGCGGCTTCCTGCACCGCAGCATGTGCTCGCTGTGCCTGACCACCCATCCCTCCGGCGGGGTCTCCCTGATGACCGCCCGCAAGGCGGGTCCGGCGGGCCGGGAGGGCAACTCGGTCGGGGTTTACGTATGCACCGACCTCGCCTGCTCCCTGTACGTGCGCGGCAGGAAGGTCCCCGACTCCGGGACCCGCTTCGAGGAGAGCCTCACCCTCGAACAGCAGATAGCCCGCACGACCGGTAACCTGGCCGCCTTCCTCGACAAGCTGTTCGACTGA
- a CDS encoding FUSC family protein: MRDAREWTTSLVRLVKRHRDPVVVQALRSATAATIAYVVALRLSPEPAPLTAPLTALLVVQVTLYATLTTGIRRVNAVVAGVLVAIAFSLLVGLTWWSLALVILAALAVGHLVRVDEFVPEVAISAMLILGVTTVGSAAWARIVETLIGAAVGMGCNLLLAPPVWTEHAGESIEGLARRVRQLMLRMGEEAAGRTPVERATARLYEARRLDHDIPDVDAALRQAEDSLRLNPRVREGLLHRVVLRTGLDTLEICTVVLRVLARTFTDLAKRRDPAPLFAPQTGEVVEQLLSEIADAVVSFAVLVTTDVSVSAESAESRLAAGLRQAAATRDKLAQLLLEEVQRDASEWQLHGAVLTEVNRIIDELDTEHRSRRLLEELDRHTRAQRERRSRLTGFADRLGAPMRLGRNHEGGTRRSA; encoded by the coding sequence ATGCGTGATGCACGTGAGTGGACGACGTCCCTGGTACGACTGGTGAAGCGGCACCGGGACCCCGTGGTCGTACAGGCCCTGCGGTCGGCGACCGCGGCCACGATCGCGTACGTGGTCGCGCTGCGCCTGAGCCCGGAGCCGGCGCCGCTGACCGCCCCCCTGACGGCCCTGCTCGTCGTCCAGGTCACTCTCTACGCCACGCTGACCACCGGCATCCGCCGGGTGAACGCCGTGGTGGCCGGAGTGCTCGTGGCCATCGCCTTCTCCCTCCTCGTCGGACTGACCTGGTGGAGTCTGGCGCTGGTGATCCTGGCCGCGCTGGCCGTCGGGCACCTGGTGCGGGTGGACGAGTTCGTGCCCGAAGTGGCGATCAGCGCGATGCTGATCCTCGGCGTCACCACCGTCGGCAGCGCGGCCTGGGCCCGGATCGTCGAGACGCTGATCGGCGCGGCCGTCGGCATGGGCTGCAATCTGCTGCTGGCTCCGCCCGTGTGGACCGAACACGCGGGCGAGTCGATCGAGGGCCTGGCGCGCCGGGTGCGGCAGTTGATGCTGCGCATGGGCGAGGAGGCGGCCGGCCGTACACCGGTGGAGCGCGCGACCGCGCGGCTGTACGAGGCGCGCCGCCTCGACCACGACATCCCCGACGTGGACGCCGCCCTCCGGCAGGCCGAGGACAGCCTCAGGCTCAACCCGCGCGTGCGCGAGGGCCTGCTGCACCGGGTGGTGCTGCGCACCGGACTGGACACGCTGGAGATCTGCACGGTGGTTCTGCGGGTGCTCGCCCGCACCTTCACCGACCTGGCCAAGCGGCGGGACCCCGCTCCGCTGTTCGCTCCGCAGACGGGCGAGGTGGTGGAACAACTGCTGTCGGAGATCGCCGACGCCGTGGTCAGCTTCGCGGTGCTGGTCACCACGGACGTCAGCGTGAGTGCCGAGTCGGCCGAGTCCCGGCTGGCCGCCGGGCTGCGCCAGGCCGCGGCCACCCGCGACAAGCTGGCGCAGCTGCTGCTGGAGGAGGTGCAGCGCGACGCGTCCGAGTGGCAGCTGCACGGAGCGGTGCTGACCGAGGTCAACCGCATCATCGACGAGTTGGACACCGAGCACCGCTCGCGCCGGCTGCTGGAGGAGCTGGACCGGCACACGCGCGCGCAGCGCGAACGCCGCTCGCGCCTGACGGGTTTCGCGGACCGGCTGGGGGCGCCGATGCGGCTGGGCCGGAACCACGAGGGCGGGACGCGACGCTCCGCGTGA
- a CDS encoding lactonase family protein, whose amino-acid sequence MDSGAEPSRGGSSLPGRGRGEPGGGWSESPGGWSRRRFVGAVTGAAAVAAVPAPAAPGSAPATGAAATPGPSPSHREPAGRPARSRPLYLGTYTSAEGGGTGIGLADYDPSAGAVTGRGALAGVPDPSYLAVHPNGRTLYAVDEREDGAVTAVRLADRTVLGARSTGGAGPCHLSVHPSGRWLLSANYQSGSVAVHPIDGSGALGERTDLVTHTSPPPGPGQQHPHAHQFLTSPDGGHVLAVDLGTDTVYTYRLDVRAGRLTEVSQAHTRPGAGPRHLTFHPGGRYAYLANEVDDTVTVCAYDPPSGRLAIGAPQSTGSGGGKNYPAQILVTADGRYAYLANRGDNSLARYAVESFGSRLTLLDTVPVGGDFPRQIAFSPEGGLLFAANQKSGTVSVFHVDRASGALRSAGEPFPSPVAVCALPL is encoded by the coding sequence ATGGACAGTGGTGCGGAACCGTCGCGAGGGGGCTCCTCCCTGCCCGGGCGCGGGCGAGGTGAGCCGGGCGGCGGCTGGAGCGAGTCGCCTGGCGGCTGGAGCAGGCGCCGGTTCGTCGGGGCCGTGACGGGGGCCGCCGCGGTGGCCGCGGTTCCGGCGCCGGCGGCACCCGGGAGTGCGCCGGCGACGGGAGCCGCGGCCACCCCTGGGCCGAGTCCGAGCCACCGGGAACCGGCGGGAAGGCCGGCCCGCTCACGTCCGCTGTACCTCGGCACCTACACCTCCGCGGAGGGTGGCGGGACGGGCATCGGCCTGGCGGACTACGACCCCTCCGCAGGTGCCGTCACCGGCCGGGGCGCCCTCGCGGGCGTCCCCGACCCGTCGTACCTCGCGGTGCACCCGAACGGCCGCACCCTGTACGCGGTCGACGAACGGGAGGACGGAGCCGTGACGGCCGTCCGGCTCGCCGACCGGACGGTGCTGGGTGCGCGGAGCACCGGCGGGGCGGGGCCCTGTCATCTGTCCGTGCACCCCTCCGGGCGCTGGCTGCTCAGCGCCAACTACCAGTCCGGGAGTGTGGCCGTCCACCCGATCGACGGCTCGGGCGCGCTCGGCGAGCGCACCGACCTGGTCACCCACACCAGTCCGCCACCCGGGCCGGGCCAACAGCATCCGCACGCCCACCAGTTCCTCACCAGCCCGGACGGCGGCCACGTCCTGGCGGTCGACCTGGGCACCGACACGGTCTACACCTACCGGCTGGACGTCCGCGCCGGCAGGCTCACCGAGGTCTCCCAGGCACACACGCGGCCGGGCGCCGGGCCCCGCCACCTGACCTTCCACCCCGGCGGCCGGTACGCCTACCTGGCCAACGAGGTCGACGACACCGTCACGGTCTGCGCCTACGACCCGCCGAGCGGCCGGCTGGCCATCGGCGCCCCGCAGTCCACGGGCTCGGGCGGGGGCAAGAACTACCCGGCCCAGATCCTGGTCACCGCGGACGGCCGGTACGCCTACCTCGCCAACCGGGGTGACAACAGCCTCGCGCGCTACGCGGTCGAGTCCTTCGGGTCCCGGCTCACGCTCCTCGACACGGTGCCGGTCGGGGGAGACTTCCCGCGGCAGATCGCCTTCTCGCCGGAGGGGGGACTGCTGTTCGCGGCGAACCAGAAGTCGGGCACGGT